The following coding sequences are from one Microbacterium wangchenii window:
- a CDS encoding ABC transporter permease subunit → MTTLTASGTERRGAVTTAVQRFRSRHASWVPVFGALVILIAMMGGAQAYFGTFVTPRVLSALLLDNAYLLILAVGMTFVILTGGIDLSVGAVMAFTGMLGASLLSQGLPTAVVVPVMLLLGAGMGLAVGVMVQYFGVQPFIASLAAMFAARGLAFMVSLSSIKVEDPAILWLQSARIQGAPGSFYLTPTGILALLVVLVGILVLQFTRFGRTIYAIGGNEQSARLMGLPVVRTKLLAYVISGVCAGLAGVVFTAYTGASYPLNGIGTELDTIAAVVIGGTLLTGGSGYVLGSMIGVFVYGTIKTVISFLGAEQAWTRITIGGLLLIFVVVQRVIVARSATQRS, encoded by the coding sequence GTGACCACCCTGACCGCATCCGGCACCGAGCGCCGCGGAGCCGTCACCACCGCCGTGCAGCGGTTCCGCAGCCGGCACGCCTCGTGGGTCCCCGTCTTCGGTGCCCTCGTGATCCTCATCGCGATGATGGGAGGCGCGCAGGCGTACTTCGGCACGTTCGTCACCCCCCGCGTCCTGTCCGCGCTCCTGCTGGACAACGCCTACCTGCTGATCCTGGCGGTGGGGATGACCTTCGTCATCCTCACGGGCGGAATCGACCTGTCGGTGGGCGCCGTGATGGCCTTCACCGGGATGCTGGGGGCGAGCCTGCTGAGCCAGGGGCTGCCCACCGCCGTGGTCGTCCCCGTCATGCTCCTGCTGGGGGCGGGGATGGGGCTGGCCGTGGGCGTGATGGTGCAGTACTTCGGTGTGCAGCCGTTCATCGCCTCGCTCGCCGCGATGTTCGCCGCGCGGGGGCTGGCGTTCATGGTGAGCCTGTCCTCGATCAAGGTGGAGGACCCTGCGATCCTGTGGCTGCAGTCCGCGCGCATTCAGGGGGCGCCGGGGAGCTTCTATCTCACGCCCACCGGGATCCTCGCGCTGCTGGTGGTGCTCGTCGGCATCCTCGTCCTGCAGTTCACGCGCTTCGGCCGCACGATCTACGCCATCGGCGGCAATGAGCAGTCCGCGCGCCTCATGGGTCTCCCGGTCGTGCGCACGAAGCTGCTCGCCTACGTCATCAGCGGTGTGTGCGCCGGTCTGGCGGGCGTCGTCTTCACCGCGTACACCGGGGCGTCTTACCCCCTGAACGGCATCGGCACCGAACTGGACACGATCGCCGCGGTCGTGATCGGCGGGACGCTGCTGACCGGGGGAAGCGGTTACGTGCTGGGGTCGATGATCGGCGTCTTCGTGTACGGCACGATCAAGACCGTCATCTCCTTCCTCGGCGCGGAGCAGGCCTGGACGCGCATCACGATCGGCGGCCTGCTCCTGATCTTCGTCGTCGTGCAGCGCGTCATCGTGGCGCGATCGGCGACCCAGCGTTCGTGA
- a CDS encoding sugar ABC transporter ATP-binding protein: MDSRPTTVAPVVEVTGATVRFGAETVLDAVDFRLFPGEVHSLMGENGAGKSTLIKAITGALRLDEGVVRVGGEPVRLRKPADALAAGISAVYQEIDLLPNLTVAENILLGREPRRFGAIDWRRLNTRAAEVLAELGLDIDPRSTLVRHSLAVQQLVAIARAISVDVRVLILDEPTSSLDLDEVAELFRVMRELQQRGVAILFVSHFLDQVYEICDRITVLRGGRLIGEYVPDELLRIDLVEKMLGRTSEELQVRQAVEPAPADAAAYVSGTGITVGTAVTDASLAMAEGEVLGLAGLLGSGRTELARVLTGIDRPDAGSIRVAGVPTVLGSPRQAIGLGIVYSSENRRTEGIIGDLSVEDNITLALQAERGVFQLLGRPRRRELAASWIEALDIRPADPDRPARTLSGGNQQKVLLARLLALSPRALVLDEPTRGIDVGAKIEIQRLVADLADNGLSVLFISAELEEVLRVSSRVAVLRAGRVADILPAEALTVDSLLARVARPEDTP, from the coding sequence ATGGATTCGCGCCCGACGACGGTCGCGCCGGTGGTCGAGGTCACCGGCGCGACCGTCCGGTTCGGTGCGGAGACGGTGCTGGATGCGGTGGACTTCCGCCTCTTCCCCGGCGAGGTGCACTCGCTCATGGGGGAGAACGGCGCCGGCAAGTCCACGCTCATCAAGGCCATCACGGGCGCGCTGCGGCTGGACGAGGGGGTCGTGCGCGTCGGGGGAGAGCCCGTGCGCCTGCGCAAGCCGGCGGACGCGCTCGCCGCCGGCATCAGCGCGGTCTACCAGGAGATCGATCTCCTGCCGAATCTCACCGTGGCGGAGAACATCCTCCTCGGCCGCGAACCGCGCCGCTTCGGTGCGATCGACTGGCGCCGGCTGAACACGCGGGCAGCGGAGGTGCTCGCCGAGCTCGGGCTCGACATCGACCCGCGCAGCACCCTCGTGCGCCACTCGCTCGCCGTGCAGCAGCTCGTCGCCATCGCGCGGGCGATCTCGGTCGACGTGCGCGTGCTGATCCTCGACGAGCCCACGTCGAGCCTCGACCTCGACGAGGTGGCGGAGCTGTTCCGCGTCATGCGCGAACTGCAGCAGCGAGGGGTCGCGATCCTGTTCGTGTCGCACTTCCTCGACCAGGTGTACGAGATCTGCGACCGCATCACGGTGCTGCGGGGAGGGCGGCTCATCGGCGAGTACGTCCCGGACGAGCTTCTGCGCATCGATCTGGTGGAGAAGATGCTCGGTCGCACGAGCGAGGAGCTTCAGGTGCGCCAGGCGGTCGAGCCGGCCCCGGCGGACGCGGCGGCGTACGTCAGCGGTACCGGCATCACGGTCGGGACGGCGGTCACCGACGCCTCCCTGGCGATGGCGGAGGGCGAGGTGCTGGGCCTGGCGGGGCTGCTCGGGTCGGGGCGCACCGAACTGGCGCGCGTGCTCACCGGCATCGACCGGCCGGATGCCGGCAGCATCCGCGTCGCGGGCGTGCCGACCGTGCTCGGCTCGCCGCGGCAGGCCATCGGGCTCGGCATCGTGTACTCCTCCGAGAACCGGCGCACCGAGGGGATCATCGGCGACCTCAGCGTGGAGGACAACATCACCCTCGCCCTCCAGGCCGAGCGCGGCGTGTTCCAGCTGCTGGGGCGCCCACGGCGGCGCGAACTCGCGGCCAGCTGGATCGAGGCGCTGGACATCCGTCCCGCCGATCCCGATCGCCCCGCCCGCACGCTCTCCGGCGGCAATCAGCAGAAGGTGCTGCTGGCGCGCCTCCTCGCCCTGTCGCCGCGGGCGCTCGTCCTGGACGAGCCGACGCGGGGCATCGACGTGGGCGCGAAGATCGAGATCCAGCGTCTCGTGGCCGACCTCGCCGACAACGGCCTGTCGGTGCTGTTCATCTCCGCCGAGCTGGAGGAGGTCCTGCGCGTGTCCTCCCGGGTCGCGGTGCTGCGCGCGGGCCGGGTCGCCGACATCCTGCCCGCCGAGGCGCTCACCGTGGATTCGCTGCTCGCGCGCGTGGCGCGCCCCGAGGACACCCCGTGA
- a CDS encoding LacI family DNA-binding transcriptional regulator, producing the protein MSDERGAKSANIFDVARLAGVSHQTVSRVLNDLPNVRPATRARVEQAITQLRYSPSPAARALVTRRTRTIGLVTPGSADFGPTSIAMHFTVAARAERYSVDTVTSPDPDPASVRSAVETLLRQRVDAIVLVVTDVGVLEVVRGLDLSVPLVAAAATQRRHPHLVSIDQYRGARSAVRHLAELGHSRILHVAGPPRNPDALERVRGWRDELAARRLVAEEPRNGDWSAASGYELGRELDLGSGTAVFVGNDHMAIGLLSALRGRGLSVPEDISVVGFDDVPEAPYLMPPLTTVRQDFRALGELMMQKVLLAVEEPESLTEDTPIATHLIVRESARALG; encoded by the coding sequence GTGAGCGATGAGCGCGGCGCGAAATCCGCCAACATCTTCGACGTCGCGCGGCTGGCGGGCGTATCGCACCAGACCGTGTCCCGTGTGCTCAACGACCTTCCCAACGTCCGCCCCGCGACACGTGCGCGCGTGGAGCAGGCCATCACCCAGCTGCGATACAGCCCTTCGCCGGCGGCGCGGGCGCTCGTCACGCGGCGCACCCGCACGATCGGGCTGGTCACCCCGGGAAGCGCCGACTTCGGGCCGACGTCGATCGCGATGCACTTCACCGTCGCGGCCCGTGCCGAACGGTACTCCGTCGACACGGTCACCTCACCCGATCCCGATCCGGCCAGCGTGCGCTCGGCGGTCGAGACCCTCCTGCGTCAGCGCGTGGACGCGATCGTGCTCGTCGTGACGGACGTCGGGGTTCTCGAGGTGGTGCGCGGTCTCGACCTCAGCGTTCCTCTGGTCGCCGCCGCCGCGACGCAGCGCCGGCATCCGCACCTGGTCTCCATCGACCAGTACCGCGGCGCCCGGTCGGCGGTGCGGCATCTCGCCGAGCTCGGGCACAGCCGCATCCTGCACGTCGCCGGCCCGCCGCGGAACCCCGATGCCCTGGAACGCGTCCGCGGATGGCGCGACGAGCTGGCCGCGCGGCGCCTCGTGGCCGAGGAGCCGCGCAACGGGGACTGGTCGGCCGCGAGCGGCTACGAGCTGGGGCGGGAGCTCGACCTCGGATCGGGCACGGCCGTGTTCGTGGGGAACGACCACATGGCGATCGGCCTGCTGTCGGCGCTGCGGGGCCGCGGACTGAGTGTGCCCGAGGACATCAGCGTCGTCGGGTTCGACGACGTGCCCGAGGCGCCCTACCTCATGCCGCCGTTGACGACGGTGCGCCAGGACTTCCGCGCTCTGGGGGAGCTCATGATGCAGAAGGTGCTGCTGGCGGTCGAGGAGCCCGAGAGCCTGACCGAGGACACCCCCATCGCGACCCACCTCATCGTGCGGGAATCCGCCCGCGCGCTGGGGTGA
- a CDS encoding peptidylprolyl isomerase, with protein MRIRILTLALAASSLLVLSGCAGSGDASSSPTTPPASSPAAADGCGYVAGGGAAREVTPPPAEPTVTGELTAVVETSAGAIPMTLDAEGVPCTVGSFVSLAEQSYFTDTPCHRLTTSGIFVLQCGDPSGTGRGGPGYSYPDELDGTETYPAGTVAMANAGPDTNGSQFFLVYEDSELPPSYTVFGQLAPEGLEVVRTIAAAGAEGGQPDGAPATPVTITGVTVG; from the coding sequence GTGCGCATCCGGATCCTCACCCTCGCCCTGGCCGCCTCGAGTCTGCTCGTCCTGTCGGGATGCGCCGGCTCCGGCGACGCGTCCTCCTCCCCCACGACTCCGCCGGCGTCCTCACCGGCCGCCGCAGACGGCTGCGGCTACGTCGCGGGCGGCGGGGCCGCGCGCGAGGTGACCCCTCCGCCGGCCGAGCCGACGGTCACCGGTGAACTGACGGCGGTGGTGGAGACCTCCGCCGGGGCGATCCCGATGACCCTCGACGCCGAGGGGGTGCCGTGCACCGTGGGCAGCTTCGTCTCGCTGGCCGAGCAGTCGTACTTCACCGACACCCCCTGCCACCGCCTCACCACATCCGGGATCTTCGTGCTGCAGTGCGGCGATCCCAGCGGCACCGGCCGCGGCGGCCCCGGTTACAGCTATCCCGACGAGCTGGACGGCACGGAGACCTATCCGGCGGGAACGGTCGCGATGGCCAACGCCGGGCCCGACACCAACGGATCCCAGTTCTTCCTCGTGTACGAGGACAGCGAGCTCCCGCCCTCCTACACCGTCTTCGGGCAGCTCGCCCCCGAGGGTCTCGAGGTCGTGCGCACCATCGCCGCCGCCGGAGCCGAGGGCGGCCAGCCCGACGGCGCGCCGGCCACACCCGTGACCATCACCGGCGTCACCGTCGGCTGA
- a CDS encoding Pr6Pr family membrane protein, with amino-acid sequence MQPPPRAHTAWMIARLVAGAVVTAAVTAQGISTVSAGAAAGYHLATTTANFFSYFTILSNAATAIVLAWAGLSRVPRRRRDAVDPPALAACLVWVTTYMLITCVVYNLLLRAVSIGPDTVGWANEVMHVWAPLYLMVDLIFGTGHRRVRWRVAVAAVLFPIAWIAYTLVRAPLVTAPSSGAPYWYPYPFLDPYAGTDGWGGVVGYLVAIAAGIIVVAFGVVAVLRLRLRPPAGTARSRPPVSVEGEGPIR; translated from the coding sequence ATGCAGCCGCCACCCCGTGCGCACACGGCGTGGATGATCGCCCGTCTCGTCGCCGGCGCGGTCGTGACCGCCGCCGTGACCGCGCAGGGCATCTCCACGGTCAGCGCCGGCGCTGCCGCCGGGTACCACCTCGCGACGACCACCGCGAACTTCTTCAGCTACTTCACGATCCTCTCCAACGCCGCCACCGCGATCGTGCTCGCCTGGGCGGGGCTGTCGCGGGTGCCGCGGCGGCGGCGGGATGCGGTCGACCCGCCGGCGCTGGCGGCGTGCCTGGTGTGGGTGACGACGTACATGCTCATCACGTGCGTCGTCTACAACCTGCTGCTGCGGGCCGTGTCGATCGGGCCCGACACGGTCGGATGGGCGAACGAGGTCATGCACGTGTGGGCGCCGCTGTACTTGATGGTGGACCTCATCTTCGGCACCGGGCACCGCCGCGTGCGCTGGCGGGTCGCGGTGGCGGCCGTGCTGTTCCCCATCGCGTGGATCGCGTACACGCTCGTGCGCGCTCCGCTGGTCACGGCGCCGTCCTCCGGTGCGCCGTACTGGTACCCGTATCCGTTCCTGGACCCGTACGCCGGCACCGACGGATGGGGCGGGGTGGTCGGCTATCTCGTCGCGATCGCCGCCGGGATCATCGTGGTGGCCTTCGGCGTGGTCGCGGTGCTGCGGCTCCGCCTCCGGCCCCCGGCGGGCACCGCCCGGTCGCGGCCGCCCGTTTCGGTCGAGGGCGAGGGGCCCATACGCTGA
- a CDS encoding adenylosuccinate synthase gives MPAIVIVGVQWGDEGKGKATDLLGERTDWVVKFNGGNNAGHTVVIGDEKYALHLLPSGILSPGVIPVIGNGVVVDLEVLFNELEALNARGVDTSRLRVSANAHVITQYHRTLDKVTERFLGKRQIGTTGRGIGPAYADKINRVGIRIQDLFDENILRQKVEGALDQKNHLLVKVFNRRSISVDEIVDDLLSYAERLRPMVSDTSLLLNDALDRGDVVVFEGGQATMLDVDHGTYPFVTSSSATAGGAATGAGVGPNRLDRIVGIVKAYTTRVGSGPFPTELFDEQGEWLRSRGFEFGTTTGRPRRVGWYDAPITRYATRINGITDLVLTKLDILTGLDRIPVCVAYEIDGERFDEMPVNQTDFHHATPIYEYFPGWKDDISGARTFDELPREAQDYVLALEAMSGTRISVIGVGAARDAVIVRHDLVD, from the coding sequence ATGCCCGCAATCGTGATCGTCGGAGTCCAGTGGGGGGACGAGGGCAAAGGCAAGGCCACCGATCTCCTCGGCGAACGCACCGACTGGGTCGTGAAGTTCAACGGCGGCAACAACGCCGGCCACACCGTCGTGATCGGCGATGAGAAGTATGCGCTGCACCTGCTGCCCTCCGGCATCCTCTCGCCCGGGGTCATCCCCGTCATCGGCAACGGCGTCGTGGTCGACCTGGAGGTGCTGTTCAACGAGCTCGAGGCGCTGAACGCGCGGGGCGTGGACACGTCCCGCCTGCGCGTGAGCGCCAACGCGCACGTCATCACGCAGTACCACCGCACGCTCGACAAGGTCACCGAGCGCTTCCTGGGCAAGCGGCAGATCGGCACGACCGGTCGCGGCATCGGACCGGCGTACGCCGACAAGATCAACCGCGTCGGCATCCGCATCCAGGACCTGTTCGACGAGAACATCCTGCGCCAGAAGGTGGAAGGCGCGCTGGATCAGAAGAACCACCTGCTGGTGAAGGTGTTCAACCGCCGCTCGATCTCGGTGGATGAGATCGTCGACGACCTGCTGTCGTACGCCGAGCGCCTCCGGCCCATGGTGTCGGACACCTCGCTGCTGCTCAACGACGCCCTCGACCGCGGCGACGTCGTGGTGTTCGAGGGCGGCCAGGCCACGATGCTCGACGTCGACCACGGCACCTACCCGTTCGTCACGTCGTCCTCGGCGACGGCCGGCGGCGCGGCCACCGGCGCCGGCGTGGGGCCCAACCGCCTGGATCGGATCGTGGGGATCGTGAAGGCGTACACGACGCGCGTGGGGTCGGGACCGTTCCCCACCGAACTGTTCGACGAGCAGGGGGAGTGGCTGCGCTCGCGCGGCTTCGAGTTCGGCACGACCACCGGACGCCCCCGCCGGGTCGGCTGGTACGACGCTCCCATCACCCGCTACGCCACCCGCATCAACGGCATCACCGACCTCGTGCTCACCAAGCTCGACATCCTCACGGGCCTGGACCGCATCCCCGTGTGCGTGGCCTACGAGATCGACGGCGAACGGTTCGACGAGATGCCGGTGAACCAGACCGACTTCCACCACGCGACGCCCATCTACGAATACTTCCCGGGGTGGAAGGACGACATCTCCGGTGCGCGCACGTTCGACGAGCTTCCGCGGGAAGCGCAGGACTACGTGCTCGCGCTGGAGGCGATGAGCGGCACGCGGATCTCCGTCATCGGGGTCGGCGCCGCGCGCGACGCGGTCATCGTGCGGCACGACCTCGTCGACTGA
- a CDS encoding lactonase family protein: protein MRFWVGGYGEDHNGAPAEGIGMLVAGEPDGALAGGPLAYTGTAAPAPSPSWVTAHPTLDVVYAALEGEGAVQAFRRVSEDRLAPMGAPVPAGVAACHVAVEPNGAFLLVSCWGDGRVVRVPLGADGALGDARVAPAAADPYGSGSPAADAVDPGLAAAARALRAAAGAEYADLVPGYGSDADAEPAGPEPEPGESPRVSRAHEALFLPGGTVVTTDLGFDLVRVWHAAGAGLRRGEQIALPEGCGPRHMVWHPSGHLYVLTEYTHEVFVLSPDADGAWHVRGGAPAAVGALEGDTGAELAASRDGQFLYAGIRGSDTLGVLRVRGGGEAVEPVALVEAGVRRPRHHVVVRDTLLVAGQASDEVVSLSLDLRTGIPGGVRYRTPAPAPTCLLPTR, encoded by the coding sequence ATGCGGTTCTGGGTCGGCGGCTACGGCGAGGACCACAACGGCGCGCCCGCCGAGGGCATCGGGATGCTGGTGGCCGGTGAGCCCGACGGCGCCCTGGCCGGCGGGCCGCTCGCCTACACCGGCACCGCCGCGCCCGCCCCGTCGCCGTCGTGGGTGACGGCGCATCCGACCCTCGACGTCGTCTATGCCGCCCTCGAGGGGGAGGGCGCCGTGCAGGCCTTCCGCCGCGTGTCCGAAGACCGCCTGGCGCCGATGGGTGCACCCGTTCCCGCGGGAGTGGCGGCCTGCCATGTCGCCGTCGAGCCGAACGGCGCATTCCTCCTGGTCAGCTGCTGGGGTGATGGCCGCGTCGTGCGGGTGCCGCTGGGCGCCGACGGCGCGCTCGGCGACGCCCGCGTCGCGCCGGCGGCGGCCGACCCGTACGGGTCGGGGTCGCCGGCAGCGGATGCGGTGGACCCGGGCCTCGCCGCGGCGGCGCGGGCTCTGCGAGCGGCGGCCGGGGCCGAGTACGCCGACCTCGTGCCCGGGTACGGTTCCGACGCTGACGCCGAGCCGGCGGGGCCGGAACCGGAGCCCGGGGAATCGCCCCGCGTGTCCCGCGCGCACGAGGCGCTGTTCCTCCCCGGCGGCACCGTCGTCACCACCGACCTCGGCTTCGACCTCGTGCGGGTGTGGCACGCCGCGGGCGCGGGGCTGCGCCGTGGGGAGCAGATCGCTCTGCCCGAAGGCTGCGGTCCGCGCCACATGGTGTGGCACCCGAGCGGGCACCTGTATGTGCTGACCGAGTACACGCACGAGGTGTTCGTGCTCTCCCCCGACGCGGACGGCGCGTGGCACGTCCGCGGCGGCGCGCCGGCGGCGGTCGGCGCGCTCGAGGGCGACACGGGAGCCGAGCTCGCGGCATCCCGCGACGGGCAGTTCCTCTACGCCGGCATCCGCGGCAGCGACACGCTGGGCGTGCTGCGAGTGCGCGGCGGGGGAGAGGCCGTCGAACCGGTGGCGCTCGTCGAGGCGGGCGTGCGGCGTCCGCGGCACCACGTCGTCGTGCGCGACACGCTCCTCGTGGCCGGCCAGGCCTCGGACGAGGTCGTGTCGCTGTCGCTGGATCTGCGCACCGGGATCCCCGGCGGAGTGCGGTACCGCACTCCTGCTCCCGCGCCGACCTGTCTTCTGCCCACGCGCTGA
- a CDS encoding AI-2E family transporter has translation MTDATDAAAPPPAELPPAAGPPPARPDAGRLWASLASPFSAGFFLTLGGLVALVLGLAASHLSTVAIYVVFALFAALGLDPLVRFLERRGLARAWSIVIVFAGFAVVLVGVLALIIPTVVRQVTQFAKQAPALVKEFTDSDLYAWLESTFGESVNDLLGELEKFATNPANIAAIGGGVLQVGVSIATAISGAIIVLVLSLYFLASLPAIKTSFVRLVPARNRTRVADMTEQITDSIGGYLMGMVILALCNSVFAFLLYLLLGLPFPALMAVVAFCLTLIPLVGSVLFWIIGTVLALFSNPIAALVFAIVYLIYMQIEAYILTPRVMNRAISVPGALVVIGALVGGTLLGLLGALVAIPVTASILLIVKQVIIPRQDAKT, from the coding sequence ATGACGGACGCGACGGATGCCGCGGCCCCGCCCCCTGCGGAGCTTCCCCCCGCGGCAGGCCCGCCGCCCGCCCGCCCCGATGCCGGCCGCCTGTGGGCGAGCCTTGCCAGCCCGTTCTCCGCCGGCTTCTTCCTCACCCTCGGAGGGTTGGTGGCGCTGGTCCTGGGACTGGCCGCCTCCCACCTGTCCACCGTGGCGATCTACGTGGTCTTCGCCCTCTTCGCCGCGCTGGGGCTGGATCCGCTGGTGCGCTTCTTGGAGCGCCGCGGTCTGGCACGGGCGTGGTCGATCGTCATCGTCTTCGCGGGTTTCGCGGTCGTGCTCGTCGGCGTGCTGGCTCTGATCATCCCGACGGTCGTGCGTCAGGTCACGCAGTTCGCCAAGCAGGCGCCCGCTCTCGTGAAGGAATTCACGGACAGCGACCTCTACGCGTGGCTGGAGAGCACGTTCGGGGAGAGCGTGAACGATCTGCTCGGTGAGCTGGAGAAGTTCGCCACGAACCCCGCGAACATCGCCGCCATCGGCGGGGGCGTGCTGCAGGTGGGCGTGTCGATCGCCACGGCGATCTCCGGCGCGATCATCGTCCTGGTGCTGAGCCTGTACTTCCTGGCCTCCCTCCCGGCGATCAAGACCTCGTTCGTGCGTCTCGTGCCCGCCCGCAATCGCACCCGGGTCGCGGACATGACCGAGCAGATCACCGATTCCATCGGCGGGTACCTCATGGGAATGGTGATCCTCGCCTTGTGCAACTCCGTCTTCGCCTTCCTCCTCTACCTCCTGCTCGGGCTGCCCTTCCCGGCGCTCATGGCGGTCGTCGCGTTCTGCCTGACCCTCATCCCGCTCGTGGGGTCGGTGCTCTTCTGGATCATCGGCACCGTTCTTGCGCTGTTCAGCAATCCGATCGCGGCTCTCGTCTTCGCGATCGTCTACCTCATCTACATGCAGATCGAGGCATACATCCTGACGCCACGCGTCATGAACCGCGCGATCTCGGTTCCGGGAGCCCTCGTCGTCATCGGAGCGCTCGTGGGCGGCACGCTGCTCGGGCTCCTCGGCGCGCTCGTCGCCATCCCGGTGACCGCGTCCATCCTGCTCATCGTCAAGCAGGTGATCATCCCGCGCCAGGACGCCAAGACCTGA
- a CDS encoding chorismate mutase yields the protein MTDSPVAAVDPREVLAGLRGSIDNIDAALIFLLAERFKATKQVGVLKAQYGMPPSDPAREEQQIARLKRLAAEADLDPEFAEKWFNFVVAEVIRHHTAAASG from the coding sequence ATGACCGATTCCCCTGTGGCCGCCGTCGATCCGCGCGAGGTGCTCGCCGGGCTGCGGGGCAGCATCGACAACATCGACGCCGCGCTGATCTTCCTGCTCGCGGAGCGCTTCAAGGCGACCAAGCAGGTCGGGGTGCTCAAGGCGCAGTACGGCATGCCGCCATCGGACCCGGCGCGCGAGGAGCAGCAGATCGCGCGCCTCAAGCGGCTCGCGGCGGAGGCGGATCTGGATCCCGAGTTCGCCGAGAAGTGGTTCAACTTCGTCGTGGCCGAGGTCATCCGCCACCACACCGCCGCCGCATCCGGCTGA
- a CDS encoding ABC transporter ATP-binding protein, with translation MTAVIEVKNLTKRYRDTLAVDDVSFSIEKDKIYGLLGRNGAGKTTVMSILTAQNFATSGDVRVLGESPYENARVLSRMCFVRESQKYPDDAVPLHAFRIARLFFPNWDQELAERLIDDFQLPLKTRIKKLSRGQLSAVGVIIGLAARAEVTFFDEPYLGLDAVARQIFYDRLLEDYTEHPRTVILSSHLIDEVSNLIEKVLVIDRGRIVMDESTDAVRDRAANIVGDAAAVDAFVAGREVLHRESLGRVASVTVLGALTSADRAQLAAAGLDVTPVSLQQLIVRITQKHTGADAAASTTREGVLK, from the coding sequence ATGACCGCCGTGATCGAGGTGAAGAACCTCACCAAGCGTTACCGCGACACCCTCGCCGTCGACGACGTGAGCTTCTCGATCGAGAAGGACAAGATCTACGGATTGCTCGGGCGCAACGGCGCGGGCAAGACCACCGTCATGTCCATCCTCACCGCGCAGAACTTCGCCACCTCCGGCGATGTGCGGGTCCTGGGTGAGAGCCCCTACGAGAACGCCCGCGTGCTCTCGCGCATGTGCTTCGTGCGGGAGAGCCAGAAGTACCCCGACGACGCGGTGCCGCTGCACGCGTTCCGCATCGCGCGGCTGTTCTTCCCGAACTGGGACCAGGAGCTCGCCGAACGTCTCATCGACGACTTCCAGCTGCCCCTGAAGACGCGCATCAAGAAGCTCTCCCGTGGGCAGCTCTCCGCCGTGGGCGTCATCATCGGCCTCGCCGCGCGGGCCGAGGTGACGTTCTTCGATGAGCCGTACCTGGGCCTGGACGCCGTCGCGCGCCAGATCTTCTACGACCGGCTGCTCGAGGATTACACGGAGCACCCCCGCACCGTGATCCTCTCCAGCCACCTGATCGACGAGGTCTCCAACCTCATCGAGAAGGTGCTCGTGATCGACCGCGGACGCATCGTCATGGATGAGAGCACGGATGCGGTGCGCGATCGTGCCGCGAACATCGTGGGCGACGCGGCCGCTGTGGATGCCTTCGTCGCCGGGCGCGAAGTGCTGCACCGCGAAAGCCTGGGCCGCGTGGCGAGCGTCACGGTGCTCGGCGCGCTCACCTCCGCGGACCGCGCGCAGCTGGCCGCCGCCGGACTCGACGTCACGCCGGTGTCGCTGCAGCAGCTCATCGTCCGCATCACCCAGAAGCACACAGGCGCGGATGCGGCAGCATCCACGACCCGGGAAGGAGTCCTGAAATGA
- a CDS encoding GntR family transcriptional regulator yields MIDEGKALFLQIAENVEDAIIDGTLLEETQAPSTNELAAFYRINPATAAKGVNMLADKGVLYKRRGIGMFVAPGARELLLTERRTSFADRFVDPLIAEARKLGLGPEDLAALIRDRAAHDTDTTETTTERTAS; encoded by the coding sequence GTGATCGATGAAGGCAAGGCCCTCTTCCTGCAGATCGCGGAGAACGTCGAGGACGCGATCATCGACGGCACTCTCCTCGAGGAGACCCAGGCGCCGTCGACGAACGAGCTCGCCGCTTTTTACCGCATCAATCCGGCCACCGCTGCAAAAGGAGTCAACATGCTCGCCGACAAGGGCGTGCTCTACAAGCGACGCGGCATCGGGATGTTCGTCGCGCCGGGCGCGCGCGAACTCCTTCTCACCGAGCGCCGCACGTCGTTCGCGGATCGCTTCGTCGATCCGCTGATCGCCGAGGCCCGCAAGCTCGGGCTCGGCCCCGAAGACCTCGCCGCGCTCATCCGCGACCGGGCCGCGCACGACACCGACACCACCGAGACCACCACTGAAAGGACCGCCTCATGA